In Polynucleobacter sp. MWH-S4W17, a genomic segment contains:
- a CDS encoding DUF2946 family protein, with protein MDDQVLRSLIKWPNVPDCYGWLALDRRGQWRMRDEFTQQNYLPGQVIQHASLNEFIIRNYACDEIGRYFFQNGPQRVFITLDATPWIARITPSETGQHLINQCHQTMEPAAALSDEKGNIYIVGTVDQTIYGNNKSISNNNQFIRRDSQTVALLHDHDLEHFSELAKLREEACSFGGSWNWQGKQLPLDPIHSDELASRFNYIAQPRP; from the coding sequence ATGGATGATCAAGTGCTTCGGTCACTCATAAAGTGGCCTAATGTACCTGATTGCTATGGTTGGCTTGCTTTAGATCGCCGCGGTCAATGGCGCATGCGGGATGAGTTCACGCAACAAAATTATCTTCCTGGGCAAGTGATTCAACATGCTAGCCTCAATGAATTCATTATTCGAAACTATGCTTGCGATGAGATTGGCAGATACTTCTTCCAGAATGGCCCGCAACGCGTTTTTATTACCCTAGATGCAACCCCTTGGATAGCTCGAATCACCCCAAGTGAAACCGGTCAGCATCTGATAAATCAATGCCATCAAACCATGGAGCCTGCTGCTGCACTAAGCGATGAAAAAGGCAATATTTATATTGTTGGCACAGTAGATCAAACGATTTATGGCAACAATAAAAGCATTAGCAATAACAATCAATTTATTAGAAGAGATAGCCAAACGGTCGCCTTATTGCATGACCATGATTTAGAGCATTTTTCTGAGCTAGCTAAGTTACGCGAAGAGGCTTGTAGCTTTGGCGGCTCTTGGAATTGGCAAGGAAAACAACTGCCTCTAGACCCCATTCATTCTGATGAACTCGCCTCTCGCTTTAACTATATAGCGCAGCCACGGCCTTAG
- a CDS encoding M48 family metalloprotease: MKSVPKTSFLYRALAIQLMLGLACSGFPAYAATPAGDVSVEGNSAAIQNIGRAMQSPDARPTNALTRSTIQSQPTIVLPDMGDPGGDALSRVDERKYGEMIMRQIRPDPDYSNDLPLYDFLNQMERRLLQAAKKLQLGGANEQGSGAYNFEVFAVKDSSINAFALPGGFIGFHTGLIVSAESDSEVASVMGHETGHVLQRHLARQMDKQTTNTMIAIAGMVLGALAMSRNPQAGAGLMQGGQAVAVNNQLSYSRDAEREADRVGFQILDASGYDVNGAPGFFQRLQKATGIMDKGVPTYVRTHPLTTDRIADMQDRARTVATRNVPTSVEFYFIKARARMEQAGTSSGMYDLKNTFESLSKQQPIGKQLEGFYGLALIAQRQGKIDQAEADLQQARNLAQKASAPGSPIQRQSLSLDITASELALAKGKGEEALQIAQATLRAYPQSYAAGAAMINADLKLGRTNDAITWLKARTRAQPNEVVWWNLLSQSYDQAGNIPMRHYALGEKYALEGAWPSAIEQLRIARSAGGADFYQGSSIDARLREMQRQYQDELKEQGKQMPG; encoded by the coding sequence ATGAAGTCAGTTCCAAAAACCTCTTTTTTGTACCGCGCTTTGGCTATTCAGCTGATGCTGGGATTGGCTTGCTCTGGGTTCCCTGCATATGCAGCTACCCCTGCTGGTGATGTGTCAGTAGAGGGTAATTCAGCCGCTATTCAGAATATCGGTAGGGCAATGCAATCACCAGACGCTCGCCCTACTAATGCGCTGACGCGTAGCACGATTCAAAGTCAGCCCACTATTGTTTTGCCAGATATGGGTGATCCAGGTGGCGATGCCTTAAGTCGAGTGGACGAGCGTAAGTATGGCGAGATGATCATGCGCCAGATTCGTCCAGATCCCGATTATTCAAATGATTTGCCGCTCTACGATTTTTTAAATCAGATGGAGCGTCGCTTATTACAAGCCGCTAAAAAGTTACAACTTGGTGGCGCTAATGAGCAGGGAAGTGGCGCCTATAACTTTGAGGTATTTGCTGTTAAAGACAGCAGCATAAATGCGTTTGCATTACCTGGTGGATTTATTGGATTTCATACGGGTTTGATTGTGAGTGCCGAATCGGATTCTGAAGTTGCCTCTGTAATGGGTCATGAAACTGGCCACGTTTTGCAGCGCCATTTGGCACGTCAGATGGATAAGCAAACAACCAATACCATGATTGCCATTGCCGGTATGGTGCTCGGTGCATTGGCAATGTCTCGCAACCCGCAGGCCGGAGCTGGCTTGATGCAAGGTGGGCAAGCAGTGGCAGTGAATAATCAACTCTCTTATTCGAGAGACGCCGAGCGCGAGGCTGATCGTGTTGGCTTTCAGATATTAGATGCCAGTGGATATGATGTCAATGGCGCGCCAGGATTTTTTCAACGCTTACAAAAAGCCACCGGCATTATGGATAAGGGGGTGCCTACTTACGTGCGCACCCATCCTTTAACAACCGACCGTATTGCAGATATGCAAGATAGGGCGCGCACTGTTGCAACGCGTAATGTGCCTACGTCGGTCGAGTTCTATTTCATTAAGGCTCGTGCGCGCATGGAGCAGGCTGGAACATCTAGTGGAATGTACGACTTAAAAAATACCTTTGAGAGTTTGAGTAAACAGCAGCCGATTGGTAAGCAGTTAGAGGGTTTTTATGGACTAGCCTTGATAGCGCAGCGCCAAGGAAAAATAGACCAAGCAGAGGCTGATTTGCAGCAAGCCCGCAATCTAGCTCAGAAGGCAAGTGCACCAGGATCACCTATTCAAAGACAGAGTCTATCTCTGGATATCACTGCCTCTGAGCTTGCCCTGGCAAAAGGCAAAGGGGAGGAGGCATTGCAAATAGCCCAAGCGACTTTGCGTGCTTACCCCCAGTCATACGCTGCTGGTGCCGCCATGATTAATGCGGATTTAAAACTCGGCCGCACCAATGATGCGATTACTTGGTTAAAGGCGCGCACGAGAGCTCAGCCTAACGAAGTAGTGTGGTGGAATCTACTATCTCAATCCTATGATCAAGCCGGCAATATTCCCATGCGTCATTACGCGCTCGGAGAAAAATACGCTCTTGAGGGCGCTTGGCCTTCGGCAATTGAACAACTCCGTATTGCTAGATCAGCAGGTGGCGCCGATTTTTATCAAGGCTCGAGCATTGATGCCCGTTTACGAGAAATGCAGCGCCAGTATCAAGATGAGCTCAAGGAGCAAGGCAAGCAGATGCCTGGCTAA
- the moaC gene encoding cyclic pyranopterin monophosphate synthase MoaC has product MNKLTHFDASGQAHMVNVGDKPNTHRIAIATGKITMFPETFKMVEAGTHKKGDVLGIARIAGIQASKRTSDLIPLCHPLALTHVSLEFQTNPSENSISCQVRTETTGPTGVEMEALTAVQVALLTIYDMCKAVDRGMVMGDVKLLEKSGGKSGEWKAA; this is encoded by the coding sequence ATGAACAAACTAACTCATTTTGATGCCAGCGGGCAAGCCCACATGGTAAACGTTGGCGATAAACCGAATACCCACCGCATAGCCATTGCCACCGGCAAGATCACCATGTTTCCCGAAACCTTCAAGATGGTAGAGGCTGGCACCCACAAAAAGGGTGATGTTTTAGGAATCGCCAGAATTGCAGGTATTCAGGCATCCAAGAGAACATCAGACCTCATTCCTTTATGCCATCCGCTTGCGCTAACTCACGTTAGCCTGGAGTTCCAAACCAATCCAAGTGAAAACAGCATCAGCTGCCAAGTCAGAACAGAAACCACCGGGCCAACCGGCGTAGAAATGGAAGCGCTCACTGCAGTCCAAGTCGCCCTTCTCACAATCTACGATATGTGCAAAGCAGTAGACCGAGGGATGGTCATGGGTGATGTCAAACTACTTGAGAAAAGTGGCGGCAAGAGCGGGGAATGGAAGGCCGCTTGA
- a CDS encoding pilin — protein MQIQDIQKLENSEEVGFTLIEVMVVVAIIGILVAVAVPQYQDYIARSRVVEGMNLSSSAKLAVTEAFASRGTVPMDDATNGGFTFTPTRSVKLIEITPSGAIAIDYQVSVAPEGKNTLHLVPTNEPDANSPKPIDLSRPEGATWAGGWSCRSSETNLIPQLLPSECRISK, from the coding sequence ATGCAGATTCAAGATATTCAAAAACTAGAAAACAGTGAAGAAGTTGGATTTACCTTGATTGAGGTAATGGTGGTTGTGGCCATCATTGGCATTTTGGTTGCGGTAGCCGTTCCTCAGTATCAAGACTACATTGCTCGAAGTAGGGTTGTAGAAGGTATGAATTTATCCTCAAGCGCTAAGCTTGCGGTGACAGAAGCTTTTGCAAGTCGCGGCACTGTTCCGATGGATGATGCAACGAATGGCGGTTTTACTTTTACGCCAACACGCAGCGTTAAGTTAATTGAGATCACACCCTCGGGTGCGATTGCGATTGACTATCAAGTCAGCGTGGCGCCTGAGGGTAAAAATACACTTCATTTAGTGCCAACTAACGAGCCGGATGCAAATTCGCCTAAGCCCATTGATTTGTCCAGGCCAGAGGGAGCAACTTGGGCGGGTGGTTGGTCATGTAGGTCTTCGGAGACTAATCTGATACCGCAGTTACTGCCTTCAGAATGCAGAATAAGTAAATAA
- a CDS encoding TerC family protein: MDFSVFSGPAFWAALLSIIVANILLSGDNAVVIALASRNLPANQQKKAIFWGSAAAIILRVILTITAVQLLSLPYLKIVGAILLVYIGVQLLADSDDEAEMDGHSNIWGAIRTILVADLVMSLDNVIAVAAAAQKGPEETRLALLIIGLGLSIPLIIFGSTMLLKVMDRFPVIITLGAGLLGLLAGGMLVEDPAIKDSIQGAMEDAHMIFEGIGVAIVILLGTYLKKKNRAKA; the protein is encoded by the coding sequence ATGGATTTTTCAGTATTTTCAGGCCCTGCATTTTGGGCTGCACTTTTGTCAATCATTGTTGCCAACATTTTGTTATCTGGTGATAACGCAGTAGTGATTGCATTGGCATCACGCAATCTGCCAGCAAATCAACAAAAGAAAGCAATTTTTTGGGGTAGTGCAGCAGCCATTATTTTACGTGTGATTTTGACAATCACTGCGGTACAACTCCTCAGTCTTCCTTATCTAAAAATCGTTGGCGCTATTTTGCTGGTCTACATTGGCGTGCAATTATTAGCTGATAGCGATGATGAAGCTGAGATGGATGGCCACTCTAATATCTGGGGCGCGATACGCACAATATTGGTAGCTGACTTAGTGATGAGTTTGGACAACGTTATTGCTGTAGCTGCCGCTGCTCAAAAGGGTCCTGAAGAAACTCGTTTAGCCCTTTTAATCATTGGTCTTGGTCTTTCTATCCCGTTGATCATCTTTGGTAGCACTATGCTTTTAAAGGTGATGGATCGCTTCCCTGTCATCATTACTTTGGGGGCTGGTTTATTAGGTCTATTGGCTGGCGGTATGTTGGTGGAAGACCCGGCAATCAAAGATTCTATTCAAGGCGCAATGGAAGATGCTCACATGATTTTTGAGGGCATTGGAGTTGCTATTGTGATCTTGCTTGGTACCTATTTGAAGAAAAAGAATCGCGCTAAAGCATAA
- the sucD gene encoding succinate--CoA ligase subunit alpha, which translates to MSILINKNTKVITQGITGKTGQFHTEKCQEYANGKNCFVAGVNPKKAGESIFNIPIYGTVKEAAQQTGATTSVIYVPPPGAAAAIWEAVEADLDFVICITEGIPVRDMLEVRNKMHAKEAAGGKKTLLLGPNCPGIITPDELKIGIMPGHIHKKGRIGVVSRSGTLTYEAVGQLTAIGLGQSTAVGIGGDPINGLKHIDIMRMFNEDPETDAVIMIGEIGGPDEAEAARWCKDNMKKPVVGFIAGVTAPPGKRMGHAGALISGGADTADAKLAVMEECGFKVTKNPSEMAALLKAML; encoded by the coding sequence ATGTCTATTTTGATCAATAAAAACACCAAAGTCATTACACAAGGTATTACTGGTAAGACCGGTCAGTTCCATACTGAAAAATGTCAGGAATACGCAAACGGTAAAAATTGTTTTGTTGCAGGTGTAAATCCTAAAAAAGCGGGTGAGTCTATTTTTAATATTCCTATTTATGGGACTGTTAAAGAAGCTGCTCAGCAAACTGGTGCAACGACTTCCGTTATCTATGTTCCGCCTCCTGGTGCTGCTGCTGCGATTTGGGAAGCTGTTGAAGCTGACCTCGACTTTGTGATCTGTATCACTGAGGGCATTCCAGTACGCGACATGCTTGAAGTGCGTAACAAGATGCATGCTAAGGAAGCTGCTGGAGGTAAGAAGACTTTATTACTGGGCCCTAACTGCCCAGGCATCATCACTCCAGACGAACTCAAGATCGGCATCATGCCTGGCCATATTCATAAGAAAGGCCGCATTGGTGTTGTTAGCCGTTCCGGTACATTGACTTATGAAGCAGTTGGTCAGTTGACAGCTATTGGCTTAGGTCAGTCCACAGCAGTTGGTATTGGTGGCGACCCAATTAACGGCTTAAAGCACATCGACATCATGAGAATGTTCAATGAAGATCCAGAAACAGATGCTGTGATCATGATTGGCGAAATCGGCGGTCCAGACGAGGCGGAAGCTGCTCGCTGGTGCAAAGACAATATGAAGAAGCCGGTAGTTGGCTTTATCGCCGGTGTAACAGCCCCTCCAGGCAAGCGTATGGGTCACGCAGGTGCCTTGATTTCTGGTGGTGCGGATACTGCGGATGCCAAGCTTGCTGTAATGGAAGAGTGTGGCTTCAAAGTAACGAAGAACCCTTCAGAGATGGCTGCTTTACTAAAGGCAATGTTGTAA
- the sucC gene encoding ADP-forming succinate--CoA ligase subunit beta codes for MKIHEYQGKELLRQFNVPVPNGIPAFSVDEAVKAAEKLGGPVWVVKAQIHAGGRGKGGGVKLARSMDEVKKYASEILGMQLKTHQTGPEGQKVNRLLIEDGADIKKEYYFSIVTDRGTQKNVIMASSEGGMDIEEVAESHPEKIIKVFVDPMVGLTDADCDIVAKGIGVPEASIPMARDVFKNLYKTYWDTDASLVEINPLILEGNGKIKALDAKFNFDPNALFRHPEIVAYRDIDEEDAAEIEASKFDLAYISLDGNIGCLVNGAGLAMATMDTIKLFGGEPANFLDVGGGATAEKVTEAFKIMLKNKSVEAILVNIFGGIMRCDVIADGVVTACKAVNLTVPLVVRMKGTNEELGKKILADSGLPIISADSMAEAATKVVAAVAKNK; via the coding sequence ATGAAAATTCACGAGTACCAAGGCAAAGAACTTCTTCGCCAATTTAATGTGCCAGTTCCTAATGGCATCCCTGCATTCAGTGTTGATGAGGCGGTGAAGGCTGCTGAAAAACTGGGTGGCCCAGTATGGGTTGTGAAGGCCCAGATTCATGCTGGTGGTCGCGGTAAAGGTGGCGGCGTGAAGTTAGCAAGAAGCATGGATGAAGTGAAAAAATACGCTTCTGAAATTTTGGGCATGCAACTCAAGACGCATCAAACTGGACCAGAAGGTCAAAAAGTAAATCGTCTCCTCATTGAGGATGGCGCTGACATTAAAAAAGAGTATTACTTCAGCATCGTTACAGACCGCGGAACACAGAAGAATGTGATCATGGCTTCTAGCGAAGGTGGTATGGATATTGAGGAAGTTGCCGAATCTCATCCAGAAAAAATTATTAAAGTATTTGTTGATCCAATGGTTGGCTTGACAGATGCGGATTGCGATATCGTTGCTAAAGGTATTGGCGTGCCCGAGGCATCCATCCCAATGGCTCGCGATGTATTTAAGAACTTGTACAAGACTTACTGGGATACCGATGCTTCACTGGTTGAAATCAACCCATTGATTCTTGAGGGTAACGGCAAGATCAAGGCTTTGGACGCGAAGTTCAACTTTGATCCAAACGCATTGTTCCGTCATCCAGAAATCGTTGCGTACCGCGACATTGATGAAGAAGATGCTGCTGAAATTGAAGCATCTAAATTTGACCTCGCTTACATCTCATTAGACGGCAATATCGGCTGTTTAGTGAACGGTGCAGGCTTGGCGATGGCGACAATGGACACCATTAAGTTGTTCGGTGGCGAGCCAGCGAACTTCTTGGACGTTGGTGGCGGTGCTACAGCAGAAAAAGTAACTGAAGCATTCAAGATCATGTTGAAGAACAAGAGTGTTGAGGCAATTTTGGTCAACATCTTCGGCGGCATTATGCGTTGCGACGTGATTGCTGACGGCGTTGTGACTGCATGTAAAGCAGTCAACCTAACAGTACCTTTGGTTGTGCGTATGAAAGGTACAAATGAAGAGCTAGGCAAGAAAATTCTTGCAGACTCTGGTTTGCCAATTATTAGCGCCGATTCAATGGCTGAAGCTGCTACCAAGGTAGTTGCTGCTGTTGCCAAAAACAAATAA
- the recX gene encoding recombination regulator RecX has translation MQELSSNQKVKQSPSLKARALRLLSQREYSRKGLAAKLAESEARWGKLGGEQAEQTPESRDSQIEAVLDDFEARGWLSDERFAEALVRRRSERYGMRKIADELDRAGVDAKKSAVLLGALKETEFQRAFDLWTRKYGIRAQDQKERARQYRFLASKGFGSEVVAKVIGGQSPD, from the coding sequence ATGCAAGAGTTAAGTAGTAATCAGAAGGTTAAACAAAGCCCGAGTCTCAAAGCTCGGGCTTTGCGCCTTTTGTCGCAGCGAGAATACAGTCGCAAAGGCTTAGCCGCAAAGTTGGCAGAATCAGAAGCAAGATGGGGTAAGTTAGGCGGTGAGCAGGCTGAGCAAACGCCTGAATCCAGAGATTCTCAGATTGAAGCGGTTTTGGACGACTTTGAGGCAAGAGGCTGGTTGTCTGACGAGCGTTTTGCTGAAGCGCTGGTTCGCCGCCGTAGCGAGCGCTACGGGATGAGAAAGATTGCCGATGAACTCGATAGGGCTGGGGTGGATGCCAAAAAGTCAGCTGTACTCCTTGGGGCCTTAAAAGAGACCGAGTTTCAGCGCGCCTTTGATCTCTGGACCAGGAAATACGGCATACGCGCTCAGGACCAAAAGGAGAGGGCTAGGCAGTACCGCTTCTTGGCATCGAAGGGTTTTGGCTCGGAAGTGGTGGCAAAAGTGATTGGCGGTCAAAGCCCAGATTAG
- the recA gene encoding recombinase RecA, whose translation MDNKKQSASSEFEGMSGDKQKALTAALAQIEKQFGKGSIMRLGDAEISQDIQVVSSGSLGLDIALGVGGLARGRVIEIYGPESSGKTTLTLHAIAEMQKLGGTCAFIDAEHALDVQYASRLGVDVNNLLISQPDTGEQALEIADALVRSGSIDLIVIDSVAALVPRAEIEGDMGDSLPGLQARLMSQALRKLTGAIKRTNTTVIFINQIRMKIGVMFGSPETTTGGNALKFYASMRLDIRRIGSIKKGDEVVGNETRVKVVKNKVSPPFREAIFDIMYGAGISREGEIIDMGVEADLVEKSGSWYSYNGDRIGQGKDNVREFLKENPAIAKDIEARIREKLGVKSGSAVVTDVLSEEEEVE comes from the coding sequence TTGGATAACAAAAAGCAATCAGCCTCTTCAGAATTTGAAGGAATGAGCGGAGACAAGCAAAAAGCATTAACTGCAGCACTGGCACAAATTGAGAAACAGTTTGGTAAAGGCTCAATCATGAGATTGGGCGATGCCGAAATTAGCCAAGACATTCAGGTGGTGTCTAGCGGTTCACTCGGATTAGATATCGCTCTTGGAGTTGGTGGTCTTGCGCGCGGTCGCGTGATTGAAATCTACGGCCCAGAATCTTCTGGCAAAACCACCTTGACATTGCATGCGATTGCAGAAATGCAAAAGCTTGGCGGCACTTGCGCGTTTATTGACGCAGAGCACGCATTAGATGTGCAGTACGCATCTCGTCTCGGCGTGGATGTAAATAATTTGTTGATCTCTCAACCGGATACTGGCGAACAGGCATTAGAAATTGCAGATGCATTAGTTCGCTCAGGTTCTATTGATTTAATCGTCATTGACTCTGTTGCTGCTTTGGTTCCAAGGGCTGAGATCGAAGGCGATATGGGCGATTCTTTACCAGGCTTACAAGCCCGTTTGATGAGTCAGGCCTTGCGTAAGTTAACTGGTGCTATCAAGCGTACCAACACTACTGTGATCTTCATTAACCAGATTCGTATGAAGATTGGTGTGATGTTCGGATCCCCAGAAACTACTACTGGTGGTAATGCGCTGAAATTCTACGCCTCTATGCGTTTAGACATCCGTCGTATTGGTAGCATCAAAAAAGGCGATGAGGTTGTTGGTAATGAAACCCGTGTGAAGGTTGTGAAGAATAAAGTTTCCCCTCCATTCCGCGAAGCAATTTTTGACATTATGTACGGTGCTGGCATCTCTAGAGAGGGTGAAATTATTGATATGGGTGTAGAAGCTGACCTCGTTGAAAAGTCAGGCTCTTGGTATAGCTATAACGGTGATCGCATTGGTCAAGGTAAAGACAATGTGCGCGAGTTCTTAAAAGAGAACCCAGCCATTGCTAAAGATATCGAAGCAAGAATTCGCGAGAAATTAGGCGTTAAATCCGGTTCAGCAGTAGTAACGGATGTGCTGAGCGAGGAAGAGGAAGTCGAATAA
- a CDS encoding DUF2878 domain-containing protein, which yields MAKFWNFVIFQLGWFACVLGAANKDVLWAVVATLAYIAFHAWRSPSPKTEISLLFKAFVFGLVADTLIMHLGYLDFRNDWPSPYLSPLWMWVLWVLVATTINGSLTWLRGRPVLGAVLGGIAGPMSYEAGIRMGAGSWVPGGEITGFILVGVVWAVAIPLFFYWDRVNQVQPSQKSVNSV from the coding sequence ATGGCTAAATTTTGGAACTTTGTTATTTTCCAGCTTGGTTGGTTTGCCTGTGTATTGGGCGCAGCCAATAAAGATGTGCTTTGGGCGGTAGTTGCTACCCTAGCCTACATTGCTTTCCACGCCTGGCGCTCACCTTCTCCCAAAACAGAAATCAGCCTTTTATTTAAAGCCTTTGTCTTTGGTTTGGTGGCCGATACTCTCATCATGCATCTGGGCTACCTGGATTTTCGGAATGATTGGCCGTCACCGTACTTGTCGCCTCTCTGGATGTGGGTCTTGTGGGTTTTGGTGGCAACCACCATTAATGGCTCCTTGACTTGGTTGCGCGGCAGACCTGTTTTAGGGGCTGTTTTAGGAGGTATTGCTGGTCCGATGTCCTATGAGGCTGGTATTCGGATGGGCGCCGGATCCTGGGTTCCTGGTGGCGAAATCACTGGATTTATCCTAGTAGGGGTGGTCTGGGCTGTTGCTATACCCCTCTTTTTCTATTGGGATCGAGTCAATCAAGTGCAACCTAGTCAAAAATCCGTAAATTCAGTTTAA